A single genomic interval of Haloterrigena salifodinae harbors:
- a CDS encoding flagellar protein G translates to MASDSVSSLILFIAAMLVAAGVAGTLVTNVTEISGSIDTYSGEVREQIDTDIEIISDPGSDAIYNESDGNGTVSVLIKNTGQKTLASDGSELDVLIDGAYVSSESATFTVREGSSDAWRRGEVAELELEQQLEPGTEHRIVVIVNGDEETLRFYVP, encoded by the coding sequence ATGGCGAGTGACTCCGTCTCGTCGCTGATCCTCTTTATCGCGGCGATGCTCGTCGCGGCCGGCGTCGCCGGGACCCTCGTGACTAACGTCACCGAGATCAGCGGCTCGATCGATACCTACAGCGGCGAGGTCCGAGAGCAGATCGACACCGACATCGAGATCATCAGCGACCCGGGTAGCGATGCGATCTACAACGAGAGCGACGGGAACGGAACCGTCTCCGTGCTCATCAAGAACACCGGCCAAAAGACCCTTGCCAGCGACGGCTCTGAACTCGACGTACTGATCGACGGTGCGTACGTCTCGAGCGAGTCGGCTACGTTCACCGTCCGCGAAGGGAGTTCGGACGCGTGGCGACGTGGCGAGGTCGCCGAACTCGAACTCGAGCAGCAACTCGAACCGGGGACCGAGCACCGGATCGTCGTCATCGTCAACGGCGACGAGGAAACGCTCCGATTCTACGTGCCATGA
- a CDS encoding ATPase domain-containing protein, with amino-acid sequence MTDYHSIGLTGRDRVNNAIGGGIPEGSVVLIEGVDGAGKSALSQRFSYGMATEGTYVTYISTELESWEFVQQMNSLSYDVVDLLLEEQLLFLHANVDTHDEGKKRQLLARFASAKTLWKADVVYVDTLSALLRNDPNYEAVIDDGDEDHVIQRLVSFLRQVTMQDKTVVLTVDPSSVGDDALRPLRNVADVYFEIETNTVGQEIRRKVLVRRFQNMKSPVDDSIGFSVQQGRGISIVSRTVA; translated from the coding sequence ATGACCGACTACCACTCTATCGGATTGACAGGGCGGGACCGCGTGAATAACGCCATCGGCGGCGGCATCCCCGAGGGCAGCGTCGTGCTTATCGAGGGCGTCGACGGCGCCGGCAAGAGCGCGCTCTCCCAGCGCTTCTCCTACGGGATGGCCACCGAAGGGACCTACGTCACCTACATCTCGACGGAACTCGAGTCCTGGGAGTTCGTCCAGCAGATGAACTCGCTGTCCTACGACGTCGTCGACCTCCTGTTAGAGGAACAGCTGTTGTTCCTCCACGCGAACGTCGACACGCACGACGAAGGGAAAAAGCGCCAACTGCTTGCTCGCTTCGCGAGCGCGAAGACGCTCTGGAAGGCCGACGTGGTCTACGTCGACACGCTCTCGGCGCTGTTGCGCAACGACCCCAACTACGAGGCAGTTATCGACGACGGCGATGAGGACCACGTAATCCAGCGACTGGTCTCGTTCCTCCGCCAGGTGACGATGCAGGACAAGACGGTCGTGTTGACGGTCGATCCGTCGAGCGTCGGTGACGACGCGTTACGGCCGCTGCGGAACGTGGCCGACGTCTACTTCGAGATCGAGACGAACACGGTCGGCCAGGAAATCCGACGGAAGGTGTTGGTGCGACGGTTCCAGAACATGAAGAGCCCGGTCGACGACTCCATCGGTTTCAGCGTTCAGCAGGGCCGTGGCATCTCGATCGTTAGCAGGACGGTGGCGTAA
- the flaJ gene encoding archaellar assembly protein FlaJ codes for MSTETQSAPDTSARSFLESLTTAYASMEMSSGRYLILAITPAFAIFIGGVALIIALGLPLFVGLPVILLSLLAMVVAIIYPKLSQDRKRKQVRQRFHLFLTHITVLSMTNINRVEIFRTLAEEDEYDALAEEMGYLVALVDTWNQSLDDACRIRAKQTPSPLLTDFLERLAYTVGGGQQISEFLMDEQDTIIQQFVTRYESDLAKLDVMKELYMSMMLSVAFVLVFAIVLPILIGTSPTLLISGTIAMFAIVQVGFVYAIHVVSPYDPTWYIEETDGEGPMKRIPRALAIGIGGTLLLAIGVLLVILGYLPFVADRVPLPILAAIPVTPLLLPGWRIREEESKVKDRDSEFPSFIRALGTVESVKQTSTGSVLESLRKKDFGALTANVDALYKRLNMRIDNVRSWRLFAAETGSYLIQKFGDMYVVGRQMGGDPQVLGNVISKNQNEVLKVREKRQQATTTLIGVLYGITAASVFSFFIGLEVVEIMMDITGEMNLGEQSRVAGDLMHTEQYDLVTIEYLLLGTVLVNAALSAIMIRITDRGHLLSGLVHFVFLTWLGALVATSTQYVVNFVM; via the coding sequence ATGTCCACAGAGACCCAATCCGCGCCGGATACCAGCGCTCGATCGTTCCTCGAGTCGCTCACCACGGCGTACGCGTCCATGGAGATGTCCTCCGGACGGTATCTCATCCTCGCGATCACGCCGGCGTTTGCGATCTTCATCGGCGGGGTGGCGCTGATAATCGCGCTGGGACTGCCGCTGTTCGTCGGCCTACCGGTCATCCTGTTGAGTCTGCTGGCGATGGTCGTCGCGATCATCTACCCGAAACTCTCTCAGGATCGGAAGCGAAAGCAGGTCCGCCAGCGCTTTCACCTCTTCCTGACCCACATCACGGTCCTCTCGATGACGAACATCAACCGCGTCGAAATCTTCCGCACCTTAGCCGAGGAAGACGAGTACGACGCGCTGGCCGAGGAGATGGGCTACCTCGTCGCGCTGGTCGACACGTGGAACCAGAGTCTCGACGACGCCTGCCGGATCCGCGCCAAGCAGACGCCGAGCCCGCTCCTGACCGACTTCCTCGAGCGACTCGCCTACACGGTCGGCGGCGGCCAGCAGATCAGCGAGTTCCTGATGGACGAACAGGACACGATCATCCAGCAGTTCGTCACCAGGTACGAGTCCGATCTGGCGAAACTCGACGTGATGAAGGAACTGTACATGTCGATGATGCTGTCAGTGGCGTTCGTACTCGTGTTCGCGATCGTCCTGCCGATCCTGATCGGGACGAGTCCGACGCTGCTCATCTCCGGCACGATCGCCATGTTCGCGATCGTCCAAGTCGGGTTCGTCTACGCAATCCACGTGGTGTCGCCGTACGACCCGACGTGGTATATCGAGGAGACAGACGGGGAGGGTCCGATGAAACGAATCCCGCGCGCGCTCGCGATCGGTATCGGTGGCACCCTCCTCCTCGCGATCGGCGTCCTCCTCGTTATCCTCGGTTATCTCCCGTTCGTCGCCGATCGGGTACCGCTGCCGATCCTCGCGGCGATCCCCGTGACGCCGCTCCTCCTGCCAGGCTGGCGCATCCGAGAGGAAGAGAGCAAGGTCAAGGACCGCGACAGCGAGTTCCCCAGCTTCATCCGGGCGCTGGGGACTGTCGAGAGCGTCAAGCAGACCTCGACGGGGAGCGTCCTCGAGAGCTTACGCAAGAAGGACTTCGGGGCGCTGACCGCGAACGTCGACGCCCTCTACAAGCGACTCAACATGCGGATCGACAACGTTCGCTCGTGGCGGCTGTTCGCCGCGGAGACCGGGTCGTACCTCATCCAGAAGTTCGGCGACATGTACGTCGTCGGCCGACAGATGGGCGGCGACCCGCAGGTGCTAGGCAACGTGATCAGCAAGAACCAGAACGAGGTGCTCAAGGTCCGCGAGAAGCGCCAGCAGGCGACGACGACGCTGATCGGCGTCCTCTACGGGATTACCGCGGCGAGCGTCTTCTCGTTTTTCATCGGCCTTGAGGTCGTCGAAATCATGATGGACATCACCGGCGAGATGAATCTGGGCGAGCAGAGCCGAGTCGCGGGGGACCTCATGCACACCGAACAGTACGACCTCGTCACCATCGAGTATCTGCTGCTCGGGACGGTCCTGGTCAACGCCGCGCTGTCGGCGATCATGATCCGGATCACCGACCGCGGCCACCTGCTCAGCGGGCTGGTCCACTTCGTCTTCCTCACGTGGCTCGGCGCGCTCGTCGCGACCAGCACGCAGTACGTGGTCAACTTCGTGATGTAA
- a CDS encoding type II/IV secretion system ATPase subunit: MSDFGTARLENKLDALADEYPHLREHLEWFYEEYNEYPKLIDEPSSEWESHRPNVIYVAEEPIFCHVYGDMGISTTYYCVEPTLEGEDEELYDRIRRRILDKSVTRPAPGDNEEFEEHLDELLDDVVEVTSGITGQSIGRLKSFGTSKISLSQDQFDRLRYQLQRDIVGLGPLEPVMTDPANEDIHVIGPKQCYLDHGTYGMIEATVDFGTPEEFEQWLRNMGERMNHPVSDSDPVIDATLPDGSRINIIYSDDVSVQGPSLTIRQGEEIPLSVFQITKWGTISPELAAYLWLCLENEQTVFVVGETASGKTTTLNAALSFIPRDAKIYTAEDTAEVIPPHDTWQQLLTREGSGDESADVDMFDLVAAALRSRPDYIIVGEVRGAEGQMAFQAAQTGHPVMLTFHASDIVSMIQRFTGAPINVPETFMDNCDVALFQNRVKQGDDVLRRVTSVQEIEGYSDYEGGVVTRQAFKWDPRDDDVSFTGRNNSYVLEEQIATLLGYEDTRKIYDELDRRAEIIRQLIDADILGYHEVNKAIADFQRDGIEGLPIRIRNLNQFA, from the coding sequence ATGTCGGACTTTGGAACCGCGCGACTCGAGAACAAACTGGACGCGCTGGCCGACGAGTACCCCCACCTCCGGGAACACCTCGAGTGGTTCTACGAGGAGTACAACGAGTACCCGAAACTCATCGACGAACCCTCGAGTGAGTGGGAATCCCACCGGCCCAACGTCATCTACGTGGCCGAGGAACCGATCTTCTGTCACGTCTACGGCGATATGGGGATCAGCACGACCTACTACTGCGTCGAGCCGACCCTCGAAGGCGAGGACGAGGAGCTATACGACCGCATCCGCCGCCGGATCCTCGACAAGAGCGTCACGCGACCGGCGCCCGGCGACAACGAGGAGTTCGAGGAGCACTTGGACGAACTCCTCGACGACGTCGTCGAGGTTACGTCGGGGATCACCGGCCAGTCGATCGGTCGGCTCAAGTCCTTCGGGACCAGCAAGATCTCCCTCTCGCAGGACCAGTTCGACCGGCTGCGCTACCAGCTCCAGCGAGACATCGTCGGGCTCGGACCGCTCGAGCCCGTGATGACCGACCCGGCGAACGAGGACATCCACGTCATCGGACCCAAGCAGTGTTACCTCGATCACGGCACCTACGGCATGATCGAGGCGACGGTCGACTTCGGCACGCCCGAGGAGTTCGAGCAGTGGCTGCGAAACATGGGCGAGCGGATGAACCACCCCGTCAGCGACTCCGACCCGGTGATCGACGCGACCCTGCCCGACGGCTCGCGTATCAACATCATCTACTCCGACGACGTCTCGGTCCAGGGGCCGTCGCTGACGATCCGTCAGGGCGAGGAGATCCCGCTATCGGTCTTCCAGATCACGAAGTGGGGGACGATCTCGCCGGAACTGGCGGCGTACCTCTGGCTCTGTCTCGAGAACGAGCAGACGGTGTTCGTCGTCGGCGAGACGGCATCGGGGAAGACGACGACGCTGAACGCCGCGCTCTCCTTTATCCCTCGGGACGCGAAGATCTACACGGCGGAGGACACCGCTGAGGTCATTCCGCCCCACGACACCTGGCAGCAACTGCTCACCCGTGAGGGGTCGGGCGACGAGTCGGCCGACGTCGACATGTTCGACCTGGTCGCGGCCGCGCTCCGTTCCCGTCCCGACTACATCATCGTGGGCGAGGTCCGCGGGGCGGAGGGGCAGATGGCGTTCCAGGCGGCCCAGACCGGTCACCCGGTCATGCTGACCTTCCACGCCAGCGACATCGTCTCGATGATCCAGCGGTTTACCGGCGCCCCGATCAACGTTCCCGAGACGTTCATGGACAACTGCGACGTCGCCCTGTTCCAGAACCGGGTCAAGCAGGGCGACGACGTCCTCCGCCGGGTTACCTCGGTCCAGGAGATCGAAGGCTACTCCGATTACGAGGGCGGCGTGGTCACCCGGCAGGCGTTCAAGTGGGACCCTCGCGACGACGACGTCTCCTTTACCGGCCGAAACAATTCCTACGTCTTGGAAGAGCAGATCGCGACGCTGCTGGGGTATGAGGACACCCGCAAGATCTACGACGAACTCGACCGGCGCGCCGAGATCATCCGACAGCTGATCGACGCCGACATCCTGGGCTACCACGAGGTTAACAAGGCTATCGCCGACTTCCAGCGCGACGGCATCGAAGGCCTCCCGATCCGGATCCGCAACCTCAACCAGTTCGCCTGA
- a CDS encoding FlaD/FlaE family flagellar protein — protein MIGSKPYLETLEQSAGRTDATIQWARFLGETFGTTGALNCLRYYENLGWISPLVRKQMVSYLRGLSLGEIHNKRYDEPTTLEYPLESLSGTLFSTHAQSLEYIATIRGDDLEEHVMIARMAERRVERQIDEDDEDGDPDEMVSIIRDGPSTY, from the coding sequence ATGATCGGATCAAAACCGTACCTCGAGACGCTCGAACAATCGGCCGGGCGGACCGACGCGACCATCCAGTGGGCTCGCTTTCTCGGTGAAACCTTCGGGACGACCGGGGCGCTCAACTGCCTGCGCTACTACGAGAATCTCGGCTGGATCAGTCCGCTCGTGCGCAAACAGATGGTCTCCTATCTTCGGGGCCTCTCTCTGGGCGAGATCCACAACAAACGGTACGACGAACCGACGACCCTCGAATACCCCCTCGAGTCGCTCAGCGGAACGCTGTTTAGCACCCACGCCCAGAGTCTCGAGTACATCGCGACGATCCGCGGCGACGATCTCGAGGAACACGTCATGATCGCCCGGATGGCCGAACGACGCGTCGAACGGCAGATCGATGAGGACGACGAGGACGGAGACCCCGACGAGATGGTGAGCATCATCCGGGACGGCCCGTCGACATATTGA
- a CDS encoding FlaD/FlaE family flagellar protein, whose protein sequence is MNFGLATLRELIEDFLSNSGGRRGRQREQHRESDEFDGDEGAGTAGAPESGDESAGAPADLAADDDIESDAEEESSGGSGLFGRGSADGDGEDDIDDLYYRIEELEDELEDKENELGSVQDSQQHVTEQVEEMNDRVQQLLGVYDQVTDDVNPFTGEGEAQNGFGVFGEDEAGAETPATDGSGIQANIESNDDGDETVSFDDLKGVIEDAAAAQPSDGETITFDEEAADGDDTHVEVQATDSVDDSDASSGAADGEHDDESTGDEPDDATLTTLADTYATDIIVFEWLTQLVRTGGSAATLRAISYYAEIGWIDEEVKTHLESVLSGPDLDMNVDPGSTPEELTAEDHADSYTYIMKLQEIHETRREVETDEPTEAGSTP, encoded by the coding sequence ATGAATTTCGGACTCGCAACCCTCCGCGAACTCATCGAAGACTTCCTCAGTAACAGCGGCGGTCGTCGCGGCCGCCAGCGCGAGCAGCACCGAGAGAGCGACGAGTTCGATGGGGATGAGGGCGCCGGGACGGCCGGCGCGCCGGAATCCGGCGACGAATCCGCGGGAGCCCCCGCTGATCTAGCTGCCGACGACGACATCGAGTCCGACGCCGAGGAAGAAAGCAGCGGTGGAAGCGGTCTGTTCGGACGCGGCTCCGCGGACGGAGACGGCGAGGACGATATCGACGACCTCTACTATCGGATCGAGGAGCTCGAGGACGAACTCGAGGACAAGGAGAACGAGCTGGGGTCGGTCCAAGACTCACAGCAACATGTCACGGAGCAGGTCGAGGAGATGAACGATCGCGTCCAGCAGCTGCTGGGCGTCTACGATCAGGTTACGGACGACGTGAACCCGTTCACCGGCGAGGGCGAAGCCCAGAACGGCTTCGGCGTCTTCGGCGAGGACGAAGCGGGCGCCGAGACGCCGGCGACGGACGGGTCCGGGATTCAGGCCAATATCGAGTCGAACGACGACGGCGACGAGACGGTTTCGTTCGACGACCTCAAGGGCGTGATCGAGGACGCCGCGGCGGCTCAGCCGTCGGACGGCGAGACGATCACGTTCGACGAGGAGGCGGCCGACGGAGACGATACGCACGTCGAGGTACAGGCGACGGACAGCGTCGACGATTCGGACGCGTCGTCCGGGGCCGCGGACGGCGAGCACGACGACGAGTCGACGGGCGACGAGCCGGATGACGCGACGCTGACGACGCTCGCGGACACGTACGCGACGGACATCATCGTCTTCGAGTGGCTTACCCAGTTAGTCAGGACGGGCGGATCGGCCGCGACCCTGCGGGCGATCTCCTACTACGCCGAGATCGGTTGGATCGACGAGGAGGTCAAGACGCACCTCGAGAGCGTACTCAGCGGGCCGGACCTCGATATGAACGTCGATCCCGGCTCGACACCGGAGGAGCTGACCGCCGAGGACCACGCGGACAGCTACACGTACATCATGAAGCTACAGGAGATCCACGAGACGAGGCGGGAGGTCGAAACCGACGAACCGACGGAGGCGGGGTCGACCCCGTGA
- a CDS encoding flagellin, which produces MGFSTSGAAAILFVGVLVAVGIAYPVIQTAHEDRRAAIDDRDDRSLDLRNTDIELEATNYNDSSDNLTVNATNVGSTTLAVAETDLLVDGAYEPNDEWLEVRVNGTTGRELWQPGETLSIVVSTADRPDRVKLVTEHGVAATETGV; this is translated from the coding sequence ATGGGCTTCAGTACCAGTGGCGCGGCCGCGATCCTCTTCGTCGGCGTGCTCGTCGCCGTCGGGATCGCGTATCCGGTTATCCAGACGGCCCACGAGGACCGGCGGGCCGCGATCGACGACCGCGACGACCGGTCGCTCGACCTGCGCAACACCGATATCGAACTCGAGGCGACGAACTACAACGATTCAAGCGACAATCTCACCGTGAACGCGACGAACGTCGGCTCGACGACGCTGGCGGTCGCCGAGACGGACCTGCTGGTCGACGGTGCGTACGAGCCCAACGACGAGTGGCTCGAGGTTCGAGTCAACGGCACCACCGGCCGGGAGCTGTGGCAGCCCGGCGAAACGCTGTCGATCGTCGTCTCGACCGCCGACCGACCGGACAGAGTAAAGCTCGTGACCGAACACGGCGTCGCCGCGACGGAGACGGGGGTGTGA